CGGCACCCGTCGACCACGTCTCCGCCTATTCACTCATCGTGGAGCAGGGAACCCGCCTGGCGATGCGGGTGCGCAGGGGTGAGGTGCCGATGCCGGACGACGACGAACTCGCCGAGAAATACCTGATGACCGAGCAACACCTGACGGCGCTGGGATTCAGCAACTATGAGACCAGCAACTGGGGCCACGGCCAGGCGGCGCGCTGCCGGCACAACCTGGCCTACTGGCGGGGCGGGAACTGGTGGGGCATCGGGCCGGGCGCCCACAGCCACATCGGGGGAGTCAGGTTCTGGAACCGCAAACACCCGCGCAGTTACGCGGCCGCCCTGGCCGACGGCCACACCCCGGCTCAGGGCAGGGAGGTGCTGTCCTTGGAGGATCGCCGGGTGGAGCGGGTGATGCTCGAACTCCGGCTGGCCGAAGGGCTGCCGCTGGGGGTGCTCACCGAAACCGAATCTGCCCGGGTTGAAGGGATTGTTGCCGAAGGATTGGGAGTAGTGGAGGAGGGACGGCTCTCGCTCACCCTGCGTGGTCGGCTCCTGGCCGACGGTGTGGTGCTGCGGCTGCTCGACTGAGCGGCCTCGGCGAACTCCGCGGCCAGGCCCGCCAGGGCGGTTCGCAGGGAGTTGCCGCGCACCACGCGCAGTTCGGCTCCCAGCGAGCGCGCGAGACCGACGAGATGCCAGGCCATGTGGTCGGGGTCGTCGTCCCCCACCCGCAGCGTCGAGACCCCGTCGTGCTCCTCCAACAACTCGAAATGGCGTTCCGGGATCCTGTTTTCCAAGACCTGTGAGGGACAGGTGAGCGTCACCACCGCCTCATGTGGCCAGTGGTCCGGGCGGCGGCCCAGCAGCATGTCGCGGGGGCTGGGTGGGGTGCGGGGAGTGAAGGTGAAGGTGAGAACATGCACCCGGTTCATGCGGTCCAGCCGGAAGAGCCGCCAATCGGAACGCAACCGGTCGAAGGCGATCAGATACCACTTCCCGGCCTGGGTGAGCAGCTGAGCGGGTTCCACGTCCCGTTCGGACTCCTCCCCGTCGCCGCGCACGTAGTTGATCCGCGCCAGGCGGTGGTCGCGTTTGGCCTTCGCCAGCGCCGCCAAGGGCTGCCAGGAAATCCCGGGGCGGGTGGCTGGCAACGTCGTCACGGCCTCCGAAACCGCCGCGACCTCGGGACGGATCCGTGCGGGCAACACCTGGTCGAGTTTCGCCAGGGCCCGCAACGCGGCCTCCCCGATCTGGTCCCTGCCATCCATGGCGGCCATCCTCAGGCAAGCCGTCAGGGCGATGGCCTCGTCGTCGTCGAGCACCAGCGGCGGCAGGGCGCGACCACCCGACATGCGGTATCCACCGTCCAGACCCTGCACGCTGTCCACCTGGTAGCCGAGCTCCCGGAGCCTGATGACGTCACGCCGGACGGTTCGCTGCGTGACGCCGAGCCGCTCCGCCAGCTCGGATCCCGTCCACGTGGAGCGGGACTCGAGCAGCCCGAGCAGCCGCAGTACCCGGTGGGTGATCTCGCTCATGAACCCAAGCCTCGCACGGGTAGCGGACAGGATCTGTCCGGATTGTGCGGCAACGTTGGTGTCGAACGAACCGAACAGGAGGAAACATGTACTTCCCGGCCATCCACGATGAACGCACCACGCTGCGGAACTACCAACAGGTGCAGCTCCAGGCCATCCGGGACGCCGCCCACGGGCTGACCGATGAACAGGCCCGGCGGCAACCCCTGGCCTCGGTGTTCTCCGTCTCCGGGGTGATCAAGCACTGCTCCTACGTCCTGCGCAGCCGGCTCGCGGCGGCCGGTGTCCTGGACGCGAAGCCCGGCTACGAGGACTTCATGGCCAGTTTCACCCCCGGCGAGAATGAGGATCTCACCACGCTCCTCGAGGACTACGACAGGCTCTGCGAACAGTACCTGAAGCTGGTGGAGGAGACCGATCTGGATCAGGTGGTGCAGGTCCCGCCCGCTCCCTGGTACGGACGCAACGAATCCGATGAGGCGACCATGCGCTACCTCATCGTCCACAACCTGGCGGAGTTCGCCCGGCACGCAGGACATGCGGACATCATCCGGGAGCAGATCGATGGCGCCAAGGCCGCGGAACTCAACGCGGCCGTGGAGGGTCGACCCGCCAACAAGTTCGTAGCGCCCTGGAAGAAATGACCCGGTCTGATTGGGGGGGGCGCCGGGAAGCCGGCGTCCCCAACCGGGTCACAGGTGTTGCTCGGCCCAGCGGCCATGGATCGGGGCGAGATCAAAACCCAACAGGACCCGGCCAGAGTGCTTCATGGGTGCGATCCCTCACCCCTCACGCATGATCGGGGGGTGGAGGCCGCCCGCGGTTCCTGCGCGGTAGAGGGCAGCGGGTCTCCCTCGACCGCCGCTGCGGGTTCCGCACTCGACGACGAACCCCCGCGAGCCCAGAACCTTGCGTGAGAAGTTCCGGGCGTCGACCTCGACGCCCCAGGCCGCCTCGTAGACCTGGCGCAGTTCGGTCATGGTGAACTGCGGTCCGCAGAACCGGGTGGCGATCGTCGTGTACTCCAGCTTTGCGCGGGCACGCTCAATCCCGGCCCGCAGGATCTCATCATGGTCGAAGGCCAGCGCGGGGACGTCCTGCACCGGGCACCACCGGGCCCCAGCCGCGTCCGAACCCGGGGTTAGTCCGCCCAGGGATGCCGCCAGCGCCAGGTGAGCCACCGAGATGACACGCCCCCTGGGATCGCGGCCCGGATCCCCGAAGGTGGCGAGCTGCTCCAGATGAGTCGCCCCAAGATCCAGGCCGGTTTCCTCGACCAGCTCGCGCCGAGCCGCTCCGATCACTGACTCCTCCTGCAGAACGAAGCCACCCGGCAGAGCCGGTGCCCCCTCGAAGGGGGCGATGCCCCGCTCGACCAGAGCGACCTGCAACCTGCCATCGGTGATGGTCAGGACGACGATGTCGACGGCGACGGCCATGAGAGGAGCTTGCACACCCCAAGACTAAGAGATCCCGCCGGTGACGCCACGCCTTATAGACCTCTGGGGCAGCGATGGTCAAAGTAGATTCTATTCATGACGTATCAGCCTGTAGCCCTCGTGACCGGAGCCACTCGCGGGATCGGCCGTGCTGTGGCGGCCGAGCTCTCCACCACGCACCGGATCCTGGTGGGGGGACGTGACCAGTCCTCGGTAGCTCAGCTTGTCACTGAGCTCGATGACGCCGCCCCCTTCGTCTGCGACCTGACCAGGGAGGACGAGGTGGCGGAGGCATGTGCTGGGATAACACGCCTTGACGTGCTGGTGCACTCCGCGGGAGTCGTGGCATCGGGGAAGATCGGAGCCGCGTCCCGGGAGCTGTGGCGTGAGGTCTTTGAAACCAATGTCTTCGCGGTGGCCGACCTCACCCGCCTTCTCCTGCCTGCGCTTGAGGCCGCGAAAGGCCTTGTGATT
The sequence above is drawn from the Arachnia rubra genome and encodes:
- a CDS encoding DinB family protein, with protein sequence MYFPAIHDERTTLRNYQQVQLQAIRDAAHGLTDEQARRQPLASVFSVSGVIKHCSYVLRSRLAAAGVLDAKPGYEDFMASFTPGENEDLTTLLEDYDRLCEQYLKLVEETDLDQVVQVPPAPWYGRNESDEATMRYLIVHNLAEFARHAGHADIIREQIDGAKAAELNAAVEGRPANKFVAPWKK
- a CDS encoding NUDIX hydrolase, encoding MQAPLMAVAVDIVVLTITDGRLQVALVERGIAPFEGAPALPGGFVLQEESVIGAARRELVEETGLDLGATHLEQLATFGDPGRDPRGRVISVAHLALAASLGGLTPGSDAAGARWCPVQDVPALAFDHDEILRAGIERARAKLEYTTIATRFCGPQFTMTELRQVYEAAWGVEVDARNFSRKVLGSRGFVVECGTRSGGRGRPAALYRAGTAGGLHPPIMREG
- a CDS encoding SDR family oxidoreductase, whose protein sequence is MTYQPVALVTGATRGIGRAVAAELSTTHRILVGGRDQSSVAQLVTELDDAAPFVCDLTREDEVAEACAGITRLDVLVHSAGVVASGKIGAASRELWREVFETNVFAVADLTRLLLPALEAAKGLVIAINSGAGFTSSPGGGIYAGSKFALRALTDALREEVRGTVRVCSIHPGRTDTDMQRELQAAVGNENYDGTLYVAPESVAAAVRLAVDTPANATIEQLSIRPSIS